In Bacillus sp. 2205SS5-2, the sequence AATAAATATCAAAGCAAAACACACTGGATTTCACAATGAAATTCACAGTGCGTTTTTATTGTTATATCAACGATTCCTTAAGTATTGGGGTACAGCCAACATTTCGGAAATTTTGTTCGCTAAGTGAATTTCAACCCAAAAAAAGTCGAATTCCTGTATGCTAAGGAACCGACTTTTTTAGATTGTCCTTGTTCAACTAAAACTACCCGATAAGACGTCCCCTCTGCGACATAGTGGACAAAATCCTAATATCAATAACATTTTTCCTGTGATTAGTCATTAAAAACCCACGCTTTAAACTCCTTATTGGGTATTTTTGCATATCCCCCCGAAAAGGTTTATTAAGAAAAAAGCAACCCTTGTTTTCAATAAAAGTTGCTATAGGGATTTACTCTGTATGGGCTGTTAAAGACTCGCTTCGTATTCTATTACTCTTCGATAAAATGTGTTCCGTTTCATTCCGTCACGCTTCTTGGCTTCTACAGCAGTTATCTTCTGTTGTTTCCATTCTTGATAAACAGATGGAAAGGCTTCAGTCATCTTAATTTTTACTTCTACCATACTTTAATCCATTGCTAATTGCAGCTATTCCCCGTCTTTTTGTTTGCTAAAGCAACAAAGTGTGCGAAAAGAGCTTAAATCAAAGAGGAATCCAGTTCAATCCTTTACAACGAAATTTGTAAATGGAAATATGGCTGTTTTGGATAAGCACATTAAATTACTGAAGTTAGGTCTTGTTCGTTTTACTAAAAGTCGTGAAGTGGAAGGTAGAGTAATCCACGCAACCATTAGACGTAATCCTTCAGGTAAATACTTCATTTCAATTTTAGCTGAAACAGAAGTTGAACCACTTGAAAAGACAGGTTCAGCAATCGGTGTTGATGTTGGATTGAAAGACTTTACCACGCTTTCAGATGGAACGGTGTATGCTGATCCAAACCTCTTTCGTACATGAGAAGAAAAATTAGCAAAAGCTCAACGTATCCTTTCAAGACGACAGATTTATAAAAAAAATAGAATTTTAATGTGATCTTTCATTGTAGACATGTATTTAAAGAATGATTTAAAAATGACTAAGAATTCAAAGTCGCTAGCCATCATATTCCATAATCACGCGCTTTTGTGGAATAACTCATTTTTCTCAATACAAAAAGCCAAAAAGGACGCTCTCTTATTTTTAAAAAAGCGACCTTTTCTCCATGTGTCCGGTGATACAGTAAGATAGATTACTTCAAAATGACTGAAAAACTTTATCAATAATTTTTTTCTCCTCTACACTTAACGTTGAAAGAGGTTCCAGGCAGACACCAGCCTGTATATTTTGTTTTTCTAAGAGATATTTAATTGGGCGAAGTGTTCCCATTTCTAATATGGAGTTCATGTAAGGTGAAATTTCAGTAAAATACTTTTTCCCTTCTTCTTTACCAGATTGAACAGCTGCAACTCCTCCATATAAGCGTAAATCATTTTTTGTTTCTTTTTTCACTGCATGAAACAATGAAGCACGTTCCTCGATTGTCATAGAATGTTGTTCACCAGTACTTCCACTTATTAATAACGAAGGAACATCATGCTTTTTATAATAGTCAATTAGTGAGGGAATACCTTCTAAATAAAGCTCTCCATTTTTAGAAAAGGGAGTAATCATTGCAATACTAAATGGGACAAATGGATTTTTCATTTATCTAACTCCTTAATAATATATACGTTTAATTATAGAAAACAGTTAAACTACATTTATTTTTTTATCTTTTTCATTGCATCTGCAAGTTGATGGGATTCTAAATCTTGTTCTGCATATAAGTTGTGAATAACATTTTTATAGTCCTCTTCACTACGATTTTGACTTAGTTTATATGCAGCTTGAATTTCTTGTACTTTTATCCTGAAGCCTACAATGCCCCTTAGTTCTGCTTCTAATAAATCAGGAGAAATTTTTTCCCATAATATCGGATTTTCACGATGACTCTCATATTTATACAGCATGTTTGTAAGTGACTTTTTTAATTCATCTTGACTTAATAACTCTCCCTTTCCGTATATGTGTACAGCCTGATAGTTCCATGTAGGAACATTTTCATGACTGTACCAAGAGGATGATACGTAGGCATGCGGCCCCTGATATATAGCTAAAGCTTCTTGTGATTCCTTAAATGTTCTCCATTGCGGGTTTCCATAAGCCATGTGTCCTGTTATATAATAATCATCCTTTTCACCTTTTTCTAAAAGTAAGGGAATATGAGTAGCAATTGTTCTACCCCGTTTTGTGGTAACAATAGTACCAAATGAATTTTTTTGAATAAACTCTTCAATTTCCTTTACAGAGCTAACTTTAAAATATTTAGGAATAAACATAAAAAATCTCCTTTCACCTTACATATAAATTTTGAAATATAACAGGTAACTTCCTCGAACCTAAAACGTTTGTCATAGATATTTGATATAAAATATTGTATTATACAAACTGACATATAAAAAGGTACAATTTTTAATAAATACACATGTCAAAGAGGTATTTAAATGAAAAATATTATTTTTGCTTTCAAGGATGACTTACCTAAATACAAACAAATCTATGAGCAATTTAAATTATTAATTGAGCAAGGAAAACTGGACGCTAATGAACAATTGCCTTCTATCCGTGAATTGGCACACTCTCTTCAAGTGAGTCGAAATACGACATTAATGGCCTATGAACAACTGGTAGCTGAGGGATACATTCGAGGAGAAGGGAGGAAAGGTTATTTTATAAATGAATTAGAGACCCTTTCATTTCAAGAAAAGTTAAGTTCTCATTATAAAAAGCCACCAGAATCATTGAACCCCATTCTTATTGATTTTCGAGCAGGGGCTGTAGACCAAGAACATTTTCCTTTAAAAATTTGGCGAAGAATGTCTAATCAAGTATTAACGTTACCCGAGAGCTTTCAATATGGAGAACCTTTTGGTGAAGTATGCCTACGAGAACAAATTGCTACGTACTTGCTCCAATCTAGAGGGGTGAAAATAGATGCATATTCTATTATTATTTGCAGTAGTACCCAACAAATGCTTATTAATCTTGGATATATACTGAAAGATGATTTTCTAAGTATTATAGTGGAGAATCCAGGGTACGACGGGGCTAGAGAATCCTTTAAATTTCATCAATTTTCCTTTGAAACTTTACCCGTGCATGAAACAGGTGCTGACCTTTTACAATTAGAACTAATGAAATCGAGGTTAATCTATGTAACACCTTCTCATCACAGTCCATATGGAGTAAGTATGCCAATTCAACAACGGCATACGCTTATTCAATGGATTAACAAAATGAAAGGATATATTATTGAGGACGATTATGATAGTGAATTTCGTTATACACAACAACCATTCCCAGCTCTTGCCTCCATTGACTCAGCAAGAGTCATTTATTTAGGAAATTTCTCAAAATCCTTTCTTCCGGGAATTCGTTTAAGTTATATGGTATTACCACAGCCACTTTTAAATCGATATAAAAAGCAGTTTCTGCATTTCGAGAGTACCACTTCGATTCTTAGCCAATTCACAATGGCTAAATTTATGGAAAGTGGAGAATGGAATCGTCATATTAAACGTATGCGTCTCGTTTACAAACAAAAAATGCAACATTTAGTCTCCGAATTAAAAAAACAATTTGATCAAAATATCTCTATTATTGGCGAGCAATCCGGTCTATACTTGTTAGTCAAAGTGAACTCAGAACGTTCAGAAGAATGGTTAATTCAACAGGCTTCTCTTTATGGAGTTAAGGTGTATCCTACTTCAATCTATTTCGTTAACAACAATACTGATACCCCTATTATTAAACTTGGCTTTACTAGCCTATCTTTTGAAGATATCCAACTTGGTGTGAAGCTCTTAAAAAGGGCTTGGTCATAAAAAAACACCCCTTAATCGATGGTTATTTAACAAACGGGTAGTTTAACCGAAAATTAGCATAATATCGATAACAAAAAGGGGGAGGACCTTGAAAAAATTTAATTCTGTAGTACTGACTTGTTTACTTTTTCTTATTAGTGGTTACTATATTTCCGATTATAATAAGTTACCAATGGAGATGGTGGCTTTTAATAGTTGGCTCTTTTCGCATACTTTATTGCTGTAGGATACAAAAAAGGATGGAAACACTAATTTCATTCCTCATTCCGTGTTAAAAATGATGTGAAAAGATTCCCGAATTCAATCTTCATCACGAATTGAGAACTATTTCGAAAAGCCACAATCTTTGCGAAAACAGCCTAATAGTTTAACGAATGAAGAAATGAATAAAATTCCTGTCTCTCCTAAGGATTCTATTGTAGGTAAAGTGGTTGTAAATGAAGAACTAGCGAATCAAATAGGAGATACATACATTGGTGAAACTGTATATGTAGTAACCTTTAACCATACCGAAGACAACAATAATGGGAAATTGGTTGTTTATATTAGTAAAAACAAAGGTACAGTAATCGGAAAAGGATATGAAGAGAGAGAGTAAAGTTTATTACAGATTCGGGCGCTTTAATTGAATAATGCAAAGCTAGGGAATAAAAAATACCGACTTATCGAGAGTCGGTATGTTTTGTGCGATTTACTTTGTGAATTACCAAATATTTTATCGGTGATTACATGAGAGATTTAATATGATATTTGTCTGTATGCACTTCACAAGTAAACCCGTTATCAGTCATAGCGTGTTTTTTTACGGCTCATTTCGTATACATTGTGGCTATATCATAGATATTAAACTGATACGAAAAGCCACAATCTTTGCGAAAATAGCCTCTTTTACATAGAAATGTGAATATAGATAGGGACGAGGAAAAGATCCTACTTCAGTGTGTATTACTTCGGTAAAGTTGTAGTCGCCTCAGGCAAAATACTTCCACTGTTTTAGTGTAACGCTTTTTTTAAAGTCTCGATGTTTCTTCTCATAAGCGTGAAATAGTCATCTTGGTTTTGAACATCTTCATCTGTTAATACTGATAAGTTGTGGAGGTGAAGAGGTTTTGCCCCAATTTCATTTTGAATCACTTCCGAAATTTTGGATGAAACATTTTGTTCGAATATAACGTATTGAATATTATGTTCTTTTGCCAGTTTAATGAGCTCGGTTAGTTCTTTTTGTGAAGGCTCATTAGAAGGAGAAAGGCCTGATACAGCGATTTGCTCGATTCCATACCGTTGTTCCCAGTAACCGTATGCTGCATGAGAAACAAGGATTTCTTTCGAGTTACTTGAATCAATAGCCGCTTGAAATTCTTCATCTATTAAAAGTAATTCTGTCTTAATGCTTTCTAGGTTGGTTTCAAACGTAGTCCTTTGCTCAGGCATTAATGTGGCAAAAGCTTCGGTGATTTGTTCGGCCATTTCAATCGCAAATAATGGATCTAACCAAACATGAGGATCTTGATCGCTTTCATTCTCATGCTCACCTTCGTCGTGAGGGGAGTGAGTTTCATGCTCTTCGGTTTCTAACCTGTGAGCGGTTTCAATTAAGGTGACATCATTATCAGTTAATGAATCAGCCATTTCAGCAGCGTAGGTTTCTAGTTCGTCCGATGTATAAAGAAACACATCAGCGTCCGCAATATCTTGCATCTGTCTTAACGATGGTTCGAAGGTATGCGCATCGGCTCCAAGCGGGATGACCGACTCCACCGAAACGTATTCCCCGCCAATTTTTTCAGCAAACGATTTAAGTGGATACATGGTAGAATAAACGGTTAAGCTCCCATCAATCTTCTTAATGTTTTTTACATCCTCGCTGCTCGAACATGCACCTAGCAAGATGATAACCGATAAGAACGGCAATAAATTCAGTATTTTTTTCAATGAAAATCCTCCTATTTATAAAACGAATTAAATCCAATTGACCTTGTAAAAAGGCTGTTTTCGCAAGGATTGTGGCTTTTTGTATTAGTTATCATCTATGATATAGCTCTATTTCGGGTATCATTTCGTCTGTTTTTGATGATGAAATAGAGGATTTAGTCAAAAACCAGATGAAATAGCCACAATGAATACGAAATAAGGCTTCTGAGATAGAAAATAACCAAAAAAAATATAAAACGTAATAGTTCCGATTTAATTCTATCATGTTATAATTAGTTGTCAATCAAAAAAGCAAGCCTAATAGGATATGTGGTAAAGAGTATTATAGAATGGCAACAAACTTTTCAAAAACAGCCTGATCTAAAATAGAATAGTCAGTAGTGAAGAATGAAAATAGCGAAACAATATAGGAGGAAATATGGGAATATATCGTTGTGAAAATTGTAGACAGAAATTTACTTATTTTGAAATAATGAAAAATATTTGGGGATTGTCAAGAAAGATTACCTGTAGAGAGTGTGGAAGTAGCTATCGCTTAGCCAATAAGTCGAGATTCATCATGATGCTATTTTTTTTCTTGCCACTAGCGATATTTCGTATTAATGTCCCGGATTTAGCAATGATTTGGACGATTACAGGAATGATGACCCTTGGGATAGGTGTCTCTTTCATTATTCCATTTTTCATGAAATACGAAAGGTTATAAGAAAGATAGATTCCAACTCTAAAAAAATCAATTTCTTTTTGTTTTCTATTAATGAGAGGCTCTTTTCGTGATCTAGCTACAGTGGCTTGAGGCTCGGGTCAAATGAATAACCCTCCAGTGATGCAGGCATCACCTCCGAGTTCTTCATTTGCCTGACGCCGCAGGGCGAGCCACTTTCGCTTTTCGTGATCCAGCTACAGTGGCTTGCGGCTCGGGGTCAAATGAATAACCCTCCAGTGATGCAGGCATCACCTCCGAGTTCTTCATTTGCCTGACGCCGCAGGGCGAGCCACTTTCGCTTTTCGTGAATGATGACCGAATTAAAGCTATATCGTAGATGATCAACTGATTCGAAAAGCCACAATCTTTGCGAAAACATCCTTATGAAAAGACCGACATTATATCTTGGGTGTGAATGGGAATAATGGAATATTAACAAAGCCTGGACTAAAAAAATTTTTTAGGCTATTCCCCTAATATCGCTGTATTTCGTAGAAGGATATAAACTACTAAAAAGCAGTTAGGGTGCGCCTTTTCGTATATCCTGGTTCAGACTACCGGCTAAATAAAGGCGCGAATTGACGATCAGATTCTATAGCAGTCAGTATTATGGAAGAAAAAAATTTAATTCATCTGTGCAAATTTCATAATGTCTCTAACTAATCCATATCATGCCAACATATAGGTGAAGCCGGGTTGATTCACCTATATATTGGATCCAACTGGTGATATATAGGTATTATGAAATTGATTAATCTGAAAAAAAAAATTAAAGGTAGTAAAACTTTTGACTTCATTAAGACTAGATTGTTATCCACTTAAACAAAATGTAAAAGATCATCAGAATAAAGAGTAAAAAAATAATATTGTAGCCATTGAACTGACCGTTCGGTCGTACTATAATTAAGGTGTAGTACATAGCCAAAGGAAAATTCGGATTATAGGAGAGATTCACTGTATGGTGGAAAAAAAACGAGATATGAAATCAATTTTCAAAAAGTTGCGTCATGTCGGTTTAAAAGTGGAGTTAACTATCCCAAGAAGCAAACTCTCAAGTTATTCAACTAAGGAAAAAAACTATAAACACACGGTCTTACACTTTAGGCACTGACAAAAGGCGGTAGTCACGGTGAACGATAAAAAGCAGGTAATCCTCTCAATAGCTATGAAGTTATTCGCACAAAAAGGTTTTCATTCTACGTCTATGAAGGAAATTGCCGAAGCTTGTGGATTAGGGAAAAGCTCACTTTACAATTATTTTAACTCGAAAGATGAAATTATTATTTTCATTTTTCAGCATCATTACGGCCTGCTGTTTGATAAAATCAAACAATTAGACCAAAACACATCACTGTCACCGAAGCGTCGTTTTGTTCAGCATATCGAGATTCAACTTGAAGGTTTTTTCGTGCATAAAGATTTTATGCGGATGCAAATGCGTGAGCAAATCATTCGAGAAAATGAGGAAATACAACACTATTTGTTTAAAATAAGAGCCGAAATCTTAAATTGGAATGCCAATCGAATTCTTTCAATTTATGGTGAAAAGGTGGAGCCATTTGTGTACGACACCGCAACTCTTCTAAATGGTATGATCAAGGAATATTTATTTTATATGATTATTGATGAAAAGCCATTGGTTATTGAAGAGGTTGCTAATTTTCTTGTAAAACGAGTTGACAGCATTGTCGAGGGCTATTCAATAGCAGAAAAGCCAATCCTTCAATCTTCTTTGTTAACGGATCTGATTGAAGTGGGAATGGAAAGTCGAATCCAGGCCATTCATTCCTTACGAAAACAGTGGAAGCATGTGGAGAATGTTCTGTTAGAATCTTTGAATGAAGGCGAGCTTCTTCCGGAAGTTGAATCTGCGATAGAAACCATTCAAAGTGAGCTGAACCGCGAAAAACCAACGAAGATTGTACTCCAAAGCCTATTACTGTATTTTGGCACGATGATTAGCATGAGATTAGAAAATGAGCTTCAAAAAATGCAAGACACCATCGATAAATATTTATAACCAGACCAAGTCCTTGGTCTGGTTTTTGCATTGGTGATTCAACGGCTTGACTAATTCTTATCTTTTTCATAAAAAGCACCCCTATTTTCTTAGCATAAAGATAGGTTCTCTATAAACTCTTTTAGTAGACATGAATACGAAATCAGCTATAGAAAAAGAGGGACCATTACTGTTAGGAGAGGACACAATGTTTTCATCATTAATTAAGCGAGCGACCGGATTCATTGGCAAGCTACTACAACAAATGATATAGTAAATGAGCTCAATTCTTTCTCGAATTCAGCTTTCTTTGTGCAAAAAAGGACGTGATGAAGATGAAAACGATACTCTCTATGGTAAAAGAATGGCAAAAAGCGCTTGCTGTTGAAATTTTCCATTTAAAAAAATATGGCAGTACGAAATATCGAATTGAACATGGTCGAAGTGTGACAAGTGAGGGTTCCTATTCCTATTACTTTGATACGCCATTTGAGCTAACGATTCCGGTTGGTTCCCTGGTTCGAGTCGAATGGGGCAAAATGTCTGTATCCGCCAAAGTTCTTTCATCTGAAGGAAAAGGGATTATTCTTTCTTTTGATAGCTTTCTTGGAAATTTGATCTCTGAGGCAGTTCTAATGCATGATCCGTGGGAACTATTAGATCAATTGTCAGAGCGACTAGAAGAATGTAAGGAAAGCAAAAAAAAGCTGGCAAGAATGAAGCGATTATTAGAACCGACAATGGAAGATCAAACTCCACATGAAAAAGTGAAAAGCCCGGTACATGAATTAATACTACGAAGTAAATACAATCCAATAACATATGTATGGGGTCCTCCGGGTACAGGGAAGACCTACACATTAGCTCGAGTTGCCGCCAATAAATATTTTAAACAGCAAAAAGTACTTATTCTCTCGCATAGTAATTCAGCGGTAGATGTGCTGATGAACGAAATTGCCTCTTTTATTGAAAATAAGAAAAAGTGGCAAGAAGGGGATGTCGTTCGATACGGAAGCAGAGTGAGTTCAGCAGTAGCATCTCATGAGTCCTTATCAACAGATAAGCTCATTGAAAAACGGTTTCCAGTGCTTTTTGAAAAAAAAGAGAGTTTATCTCTGCAGCGGAGATCGTTAAAAAAGGATTTGTCTTCCTCCTTCAGTAATCGTGATACTGAGGCTCTTTTAGGTATCGAAGGAAGATATGCTTCGTTATTAGAAAAGGTGAAGCAACGGGAATCTCAGTTGGTAAAAGAAGCGAGCGTGATTGGTGTGACATTAGCTAAAGCTGCTACTGATCCACTTATTTACGAAAAGCAATATGATGTCGTTATTGTAGACGAGGCGAGTATGGCCTATGTCCCGCAAGCGGCATTCGCCGCTTCACTCGGAAAGAGGGTAATTGTGTGTGGAGATTTTAAACAATTACCACCAATTGCCTCGTCTAGACATGAACTTGTGGCTCACTGGCTTCAAGAAGATGTCTTTCATCGCTCGGGGGTCATAGAATCGCTAAATACTGG encodes:
- a CDS encoding dihydrodipicolinate synthase family protein translates to MKNPFVPFSIAMITPFSKNGELYLEGIPSLIDYYKKHDVPSLLISGSTGEQHSMTIEERASLFHAVKKETKNDLRLYGGVAAVQSGKEEGKKYFTEISPYMNSILEMGTLRPIKYLLEKQNIQAGVCLEPLSTLSVEEKKIIDKVFQSF
- the pdxR gene encoding MocR-like pyridoxine biosynthesis transcription factor PdxR codes for the protein MKNIIFAFKDDLPKYKQIYEQFKLLIEQGKLDANEQLPSIRELAHSLQVSRNTTLMAYEQLVAEGYIRGEGRKGYFINELETLSFQEKLSSHYKKPPESLNPILIDFRAGAVDQEHFPLKIWRRMSNQVLTLPESFQYGEPFGEVCLREQIATYLLQSRGVKIDAYSIIICSSTQQMLINLGYILKDDFLSIIVENPGYDGARESFKFHQFSFETLPVHETGADLLQLELMKSRLIYVTPSHHSPYGVSMPIQQRHTLIQWINKMKGYIIEDDYDSEFRYTQQPFPALASIDSARVIYLGNFSKSFLPGIRLSYMVLPQPLLNRYKKQFLHFESTTSILSQFTMAKFMESGEWNRHIKRMRLVYKQKMQHLVSELKKQFDQNISIIGEQSGLYLLVKVNSERSEEWLIQQASLYGVKVYPTSIYFVNNNTDTPIIKLGFTSLSFEDIQLGVKLLKRAWS
- a CDS encoding FMN-binding negative transcriptional regulator, yielding MFIPKYFKVSSVKEIEEFIQKNSFGTIVTTKRGRTIATHIPLLLEKGEKDDYYITGHMAYGNPQWRTFKESQEALAIYQGPHAYVSSSWYSHENVPTWNYQAVHIYGKGELLSQDELKKSLTNMLYKYESHRENPILWEKISPDLLEAELRGIVGFRIKVQEIQAAYKLSQNRSEEDYKNVIHNLYAEQDLESHQLADAMKKIKK
- a CDS encoding AAA domain-containing protein: MKTILSMVKEWQKALAVEIFHLKKYGSTKYRIEHGRSVTSEGSYSYYFDTPFELTIPVGSLVRVEWGKMSVSAKVLSSEGKGIILSFDSFLGNLISEAVLMHDPWELLDQLSERLEECKESKKKLARMKRLLEPTMEDQTPHEKVKSPVHELILRSKYNPITYVWGPPGTGKTYTLARVAANKYFKQQKVLILSHSNSAVDVLMNEIASFIENKKKWQEGDVVRYGSRVSSAVASHESLSTDKLIEKRFPVLFEKKESLSLQRRSLKKDLSSSFSNRDTEALLGIEGRYASLLEKVKQRESQLVKEASVIGVTLAKAATDPLIYEKQYDVVIVDEASMAYVPQAAFAASLGKRVIVCGDFKQLPPIASSRHELVAHWLQEDVFHRSGVIESLNTGALHPHLFLLKEQRRMHPEISAFTNSEIYHSLVGDHASVRDNRQVIADRAPFSSQASVLLDTSGCGLNCMKEKNSHSRINIWSALLSVQLVKEAFDGGSRSIGYVTPYRAQAQLESLLIQDLLSKELLQADIIAATVHRFQGSEREVMVFDTVDSFPEQRAGMLLIGKNSERLLNVAITRTKGKFIHVADTHFLREHVYSRTTLKKLYQHQIERNQLVTTSQIGTWIQHHHPDLQWMHAKKLHLLKEDLLNATSSIIISMPNVTTLSQELIQIIEERRSQLVVTIFSVESMQKEAREVEGKRSVPFPYIIIDQKILWVGSFFENMQNIRPPLIAARLHSQNFIQHFMTTILP
- a CDS encoding metal ABC transporter solute-binding protein, Zn/Mn family, whose translation is MKKILNLLPFLSVIILLGACSSSEDVKNIKKIDGSLTVYSTMYPLKSFAEKIGGEYVSVESVIPLGADAHTFEPSLRQMQDIADADVFLYTSDELETYAAEMADSLTDNDVTLIETAHRLETEEHETHSPHDEGEHENESDQDPHVWLDPLFAIEMAEQITEAFATLMPEQRTTFETNLESIKTELLLIDEEFQAAIDSSNSKEILVSHAAYGYWEQRYGIEQIAVSGLSPSNEPSQKELTELIKLAKEHNIQYVIFEQNVSSKISEVIQNEIGAKPLHLHNLSVLTDEDVQNQDDYFTLMRRNIETLKKALH
- a CDS encoding TetR/AcrR family transcriptional regulator; the encoded protein is MNDKKQVILSIAMKLFAQKGFHSTSMKEIAEACGLGKSSLYNYFNSKDEIIIFIFQHHYGLLFDKIKQLDQNTSLSPKRRFVQHIEIQLEGFFVHKDFMRMQMREQIIRENEEIQHYLFKIRAEILNWNANRILSIYGEKVEPFVYDTATLLNGMIKEYLFYMIIDEKPLVIEEVANFLVKRVDSIVEGYSIAEKPILQSSLLTDLIEVGMESRIQAIHSLRKQWKHVENVLLESLNEGELLPEVESAIETIQSELNREKPTKIVLQSLLLYFGTMISMRLENELQKMQDTIDKYL
- a CDS encoding TIGR04104 family putative zinc finger protein, whose amino-acid sequence is MGIYRCENCRQKFTYFEIMKNIWGLSRKITCRECGSSYRLANKSRFIMMLFFFLPLAIFRINVPDLAMIWTITGMMTLGIGVSFIIPFFMKYERL